In Marmota flaviventris isolate mMarFla1 chromosome 17, mMarFla1.hap1, whole genome shotgun sequence, a single genomic region encodes these proteins:
- the Mrps7 gene encoding small ribosomal subunit protein uS7m, with protein sequence MAAPALKALLGWSGLAPGLLRTVSPLLGQTQVRWSRYGAEFRDPLIDKEHYRKSVAELTEEEKYDQELKKTQLIKAAPATKTSSVFADPVISKFTNMMMKGGNKVLARSLMNQTLESVKRKQFEKYHAASGEEQATIERNPYTIFHQALKNCEPVIGLVPILRGGHFYQVPVPLADRRRRFLAMKWMITECRKNKHRRTLMPEKLSHELLQAFHNQGPVIKRKHDMHKMAEANRALAHYRWW encoded by the exons ATGGCTGCCCCCGCACTGAAGGCTCTGCTAGGCTGGTCAGGCTTGGCGCCGGGCTTGCTGCGTACTGTCAGTCCGCTTCTAGG GCAAACCCAGGTGAGGTGGAGCCGCTATGGTGCTGAATTCAGAGATCCCCTAATTGACAAGGAACATTACCGCAAGTCTGTGGCAGAGCTCACCGAGGAGGAGAAATATGACCAGGAGCTCAAGAAAACTCAGCTCATCAAAGCTGCCCCAGCGACGAAAACAAGCTCCGTGTTTGCAGACCCGGTGATCAG TAAATTCACGAACATGATGATGAAAGGAGGAAACAAAGTACTGGCCAGATCTCTCATGAACCAG ACTCTGGAATCTGTGAAAAGGAAGCAGTTTGAGAAGTACCATGCTGCTTCTGGAGAGGAACAGGCAACCATTGAACGCAACCCCTACACCATCTTCCACCAAGCACTGAAAAACTGTGAGCCTGTAATTGGGCTGGTACCCATCCTCAGGGGTGGCCATTTCTACCAG GTCCCTGTGCCCCTAGCTGATCGACGTCGCCGCTTCTTAGCCATGAAGTGGATGATCACTGAATGCCGAAAGAATAAGCACCGGCGGACATTGATGCCAGAGAAGCTGTCACATGAGCTGTTGCAGGCCTTTCACAACCAAGGCCCCGTGATCAAGAGGAAGCACGATATGCACAAGATGGCTGAGGCCAACCGAGCCCTGGCCCACTACCGTTGGTGGTAG